Proteins from one Akkermansiaceae bacterium genomic window:
- a CDS encoding PhoPQ-activated pathogenicity-like protein PqaA type → MKWSSPLLLSLACLIPFASPLVSAKEAALPQELSTYVARAEPDSGWKLVTKSEFGECDYWHLNLKSQVWQDIPWEHDLVIFKPKNVTSEGKMVLLNEGGSFKPDKAMYGAFLANKMKAPVAIVLGVPKQPLYDGKREDDLIAETFIRYLDTQDATWPLLFPMVKTVVKAMDAVGEFTGQEWGVKTDKFLITGASKRGWTTWLTAASDPRVIAIAPMVIDMLNIPAQLPLQVDRFGKPSDQISPYTKRGLIPLGDTAAAKRLWSIVDPYTYRAKYTMPKLILLGNNDPYWSPDALNLYWDETPGEKYISYTPNAGHNLMEVDAAGVRQPLPIRALDNITAFVRAQFTGTALPKIGWKHGEATDGKLSLHVTADQPAKEARLWIAKSDTKDFRKARWESQPLETGDGKSITATVAKPESGYMAYYADLNYEVDGGPMWLCTQLRLVGEGL, encoded by the coding sequence ATGAAATGGTCCTCTCCCCTGCTGCTGTCCCTCGCCTGTCTCATCCCGTTCGCCTCTCCGCTGGTCTCCGCAAAGGAAGCCGCGCTGCCGCAGGAACTCTCCACCTACGTGGCCAGGGCGGAACCTGACAGCGGCTGGAAATTGGTCACCAAGAGCGAATTCGGCGAGTGCGACTATTGGCACCTCAACCTGAAGTCCCAGGTCTGGCAGGACATCCCGTGGGAGCATGATCTCGTCATCTTCAAGCCGAAGAATGTCACCTCCGAAGGGAAAATGGTGCTGCTGAACGAGGGTGGCAGCTTCAAGCCGGACAAGGCGATGTATGGCGCTTTCCTCGCCAACAAGATGAAGGCCCCGGTGGCCATCGTGCTCGGCGTGCCGAAGCAGCCGCTTTACGATGGCAAGCGCGAGGACGATCTCATCGCGGAAACTTTCATTCGCTACCTGGATACGCAGGACGCCACCTGGCCGCTGCTGTTCCCGATGGTGAAGACGGTGGTGAAGGCGATGGATGCCGTGGGCGAGTTCACCGGCCAGGAATGGGGCGTGAAAACGGACAAATTCCTCATCACCGGTGCCTCGAAGCGCGGCTGGACCACCTGGCTCACCGCCGCATCGGACCCACGGGTCATCGCCATCGCACCGATGGTCATCGACATGCTGAACATCCCCGCCCAGCTTCCGCTGCAGGTGGACCGCTTCGGCAAGCCGAGCGACCAGATCTCCCCCTACACGAAGCGCGGCCTCATCCCGCTGGGTGATACCGCCGCCGCCAAACGGCTGTGGAGCATCGTCGATCCCTACACCTACCGGGCGAAATACACCATGCCGAAGCTGATCCTGCTCGGCAACAACGACCCCTACTGGAGTCCGGACGCGCTCAATCTCTACTGGGATGAAACCCCCGGTGAGAAATACATCTCCTACACCCCGAACGCCGGCCACAACCTGATGGAAGTGGACGCTGCGGGCGTGCGCCAGCCACTGCCCATCCGAGCGCTGGACAACATCACCGCCTTCGTCCGCGCCCAGTTCACCGGCACCGCCCTCCCGAAGATCGGCTGGAAACATGGCGAAGCGACCGACGGCAAGCTCAGCCTCCACGTCACCGCCGACCAACCGGCAAAGGAAGCCCGCCTGTGGATCGCGAAGTCCGACACCAAGGATTTCCGCAAGGCCCGCTGGGAATCGCAGCCGCTCGAAACCGGCGATGGCAAATCCATCACCGCCACCGTGGCGAAGCCGGAAAGCGGCTACATGGCTTACTACGCGGATCTGAACTACGAAGTGGACGGCGGCCCGATGTGGCTCTGCACCCAGCTCCGGCTGGTGGGCGAGGGTCTGTGA